From Mumia sp. ZJ1417:
CTGCCCTGGCCCCGACCACCACCTCCGACCGCTACACCGGACGATTCTCCGAGCTCCTCGCCGAGGTGCGCGCGCGCGGACTGCTGAGGCGACGGCGAGGCTGGTACGGCCTCCAGATCGCGCTCGCGGTCGGCGCGTTCGTCGGCCTGTGGGTGGCGTTCTTCGCCGTCGGCACCTCGTGGTGGCAGCTCGCCGTCGCAGCCGCGATGGGGGTGGTGCTCACCCAGTTCGGGTTCTTGGGACACGACGCCGCGCACCGGCAGATCTTTGCGTCGGCGTCGGCCAACGCATGGGCGGCGCGCCTCCTCTCGGGCCCCTTCGCCGGTCTCAGCTACGGCTGGTGGCGCGCGAAGCACAACAAGCACCACAAGGGACCGAACCAAGAAGAGGTCGATCCTGACATCGCTCCCGGCGCCCTCGCGTTCACGCCGGCGATCGTGCAGCAGCGACGCAGCGCGTTCGGGCGATGGTTCGCCGACCACCAGGGCTGGCTCTTCTTCCCGTTGCTCACGCTCGAGGGGCTCAATCTTCACTACGCGAGCGTCCGTTCGACCATGGATCGCACGTCGCGGCAGCCGTGGCGACGGCTCGAGCTCACGCTGATCGCCACACGCCTCGTCGGGTACGTCGCCGTACTGCTGATCGTCCTCCCGCTCGGGATGGCCGCCGCGTTCTTCGCGGTGCAGATGGCG
This genomic window contains:
- a CDS encoding acyl-CoA desaturase; this translates as MSMSSIQTALAPTTTSDRYTGRFSELLAEVRARGLLRRRRGWYGLQIALAVGAFVGLWVAFFAVGTSWWQLAVAAAMGVVLTQFGFLGHDAAHRQIFASASANAWAARLLSGPFAGLSYGWWRAKHNKHHKGPNQEEVDPDIAPGALAFTPAIVQQRRSAFGRWFADHQGWLFFPLLTLEGLNLHYASVRSTMDRTSRQPWRRLELTLIATRLVGYVAVLLIVLPLGMAAAFFAVQMAVFGVSLGMSFAPNHKGMPIVPRDMRLDFLRRQVLVSRNVRGGPVTDVMMGGLNYQIEHHLFPSMARPHLKKAQPIVRAYCERNGIPYTEAGLLESYGIVVDYLNHVGLRARDPFDCPLAAQLRAPS